In one window of Musa acuminata AAA Group cultivar baxijiao chromosome BXJ3-2, Cavendish_Baxijiao_AAA, whole genome shotgun sequence DNA:
- the LOC135582998 gene encoding uncharacterized protein LOC135582998, whose protein sequence is MVRSSGVLRRLSSRKLRSAPYTIPSRKLSEKEDRSKKTSVTLEKRDWEDATCSVCMEYPHNAVLLLCSSHDKGCRPYMCGTSYRHSNCLDQFKKAYTKMTTCHHDPLADNRTLGLNVPHLLACEKSDIMELACPLCRGQVKGWTVVDPARQYLNNKKRSCMQENCSFVGTYMELSKHVRSKHPSAKPREVDPVLEQKWRTLENERERQDVISTIRSSMPRSVVFGDYVIEMGDSDHDSDDEIGDGYGDVDLETRGFSRNILYLILRASTGLMRLHRDSGVLEDRGDDHEGPLNSDSADAYSLDGNDNVAPVITQDSGMDTLRSERRHRRRRRSRGEFSHL, encoded by the coding sequence ATGGTGAGAAGTTCCGGGGTCCTTCGCAGACTTTCTTCCCGGAAACTCAGGTCAGCTCCGTATACAATTCCTTCAAGGAAGTTGTCAGAGAAGGAAGATAGGTCAAAGAAAACATCAGTGACCTTGGAGAAAAGGGATTGGGAAGACGCCACCTGTTCTGTGTGCATGGAGTACCCACATAATGCTGTTCTGCTGCTGTGCTCTTCTCATGACAAGGGCTGCCGCCCCTACATGTGTGGGACGAGCTACCGTCACTCGAATTGCCTCGATCAATTCAAGAAGGCATATACAAAAATGACAACCTGTCATCACGATCCTCTGGCTGACAACAGGACCCTAGGATTAAATGTGCCACACTTGCTTGCATGTGAAAAGTCTGATATTATGGAGCTTGCATGCCCTTTGTGCCGAGGGCAGGTAAAAGGATGGACTGTGGTGGATCCTGCACGTCAATATCTCAACAACAAGAAGAGAAGCTGCATGCAAGAAAATTGCTCATTTGTAGGGACTTACATGGAGCTAAGTAAGCATGTTAGGTCCAAGCACCCTTCTGCAAAACCTCGTGAGGTGGATCCAGTGCTTGAACAAAAGTGGAGGACGCTAGAAAATGAAAGAGAGCGACAAGATGTGATCAGTACAATAAGGTCATCAATGCCAAGGTCAGTGGTGTTTGGTGATTATGTGATTGAAATGGGCGACAGCGACCATGATTCTGATGATGAGATCGGTGATGGGTATGGAGATGTTGACTTGGAGACTCGAGGATTTAGTAGGAATATCCTATACTTAATTCTGAGAGCGAGCACAGGTCTGATGAGGCTTCACAGGGACAGTGGGGTATTAGAGGACAGAGGAGATGATCATGAAGGTCCTTTAAACAGCGATTCTGCTGATGCTTATTCCTTGGATGGAAATGATAATGTAGCTCCAGTAATAACTCAGGATAGCGGTATGGATACCCTGAGATCTGAGAGGCGGCACAGGCGGCGCCGTAGGAGCCGGGGTGAGTTCAGCCACCTTTAG